A DNA window from Stutzerimonas stutzeri contains the following coding sequences:
- the cbiB gene encoding adenosylcobinamide-phosphate synthase CbiB — MSLFLLVAAALLVDALLGEPKRAHPLVAFGRLADRLEQHFNGPAARGWRSHGVTAWCLAVLPLTLLAWLLSLLPSIGWLVEIVLLYLALGLRSLGEHALPVAQALWRHDLPEARRRVGCIVSRDTTQLDEEGVARAATESVLENGSDAVFAALFWFIVAGAPGVVLYRLSNTLDAMWGYRNERFERFGWAAARIDDVLNYVPARLVALTYALLGRTRRALRCWRTQAPLWDSPNAGPVMAAGAGALGVVLGGAAIYHGEVHARPELGRGQVPQARHIEHALDLVWGGVGVWLLALLFWGWLYA; from the coding sequence TTGAGCCTGTTTCTATTGGTCGCTGCAGCGCTGTTGGTGGATGCGCTGCTCGGCGAGCCGAAGCGGGCGCATCCGCTGGTGGCCTTCGGGCGTCTGGCCGATCGCCTGGAGCAGCATTTCAACGGGCCTGCGGCGCGAGGCTGGCGCAGCCACGGTGTGACCGCCTGGTGCCTGGCGGTGCTGCCGCTGACATTGCTGGCCTGGCTGCTCAGCCTGCTACCCAGCATCGGCTGGCTGGTGGAAATCGTGCTGCTCTACCTTGCGCTTGGGCTGCGCAGCCTTGGCGAACACGCGCTGCCGGTGGCGCAGGCCCTATGGCGGCATGATCTGCCCGAGGCAAGGCGCCGCGTCGGCTGCATCGTCAGTCGTGACACCACGCAGCTGGACGAGGAGGGCGTGGCCCGTGCGGCCACCGAGTCGGTGCTGGAAAACGGCAGCGATGCGGTGTTTGCCGCCCTGTTCTGGTTCATCGTTGCGGGGGCGCCCGGTGTGGTGCTGTATCGCCTGAGCAACACGCTGGACGCCATGTGGGGCTATCGCAACGAGCGCTTCGAGCGTTTCGGCTGGGCGGCGGCACGTATCGACGACGTGCTCAACTATGTGCCAGCGCGGCTGGTTGCGCTGACCTATGCATTGCTTGGACGCACCCGTCGTGCGCTGCGTTGCTGGCGTACCCAGGCGCCGCTCTGGGACAGCCCCAACGCCGGCCCGGTGATGGCCGCCGGGGCTGGGGCGCTTGGCGTGGTACTGGGCGGCGCCGCGATCTATCACGGTGAGGTGCATGCGCGTCCCGAACTGGGACGAGGCCAGGTGCCGCAGGCGCGCCATATCGAGCACGCACTTGATCTGGTCTGGGGGGGCGTTGGCGTGTGGCTGTTGGCGCTGCTGTTCTGGGGCTGGCTGTATGCTTGA
- the bluB gene encoding 5,6-dimethylbenzimidazole synthase, with translation MSEHAFSPQERAAIYRAIGERRDMRHFSAGEVAPELLARLLQAAHQAPSVGLMQPWRFIRITRPALRTAIADLVGEERQRTADALGERSAEFMRLKVEGIGDCAELLVAALMDGREQHVFGRRTLPEMDLASLACAIQNIWLAARAEGLGMGWVSLFDPTALAALLNMPEGAKPVAILCLGPVHEFYPAPMLALEGWTQPRSLDEMVFENGWESR, from the coding sequence ATGAGCGAGCATGCCTTCAGCCCGCAAGAGCGCGCGGCAATCTACCGGGCCATTGGCGAGCGCCGTGATATGCGCCATTTTTCCGCTGGCGAGGTGGCGCCGGAGCTGCTGGCGCGGCTCCTGCAGGCCGCGCACCAGGCGCCCAGCGTCGGGCTGATGCAGCCGTGGCGCTTCATCCGCATTACCCGTCCGGCACTGCGCACGGCCATCGCCGATCTGGTGGGCGAGGAGCGCCAGCGCACGGCCGATGCGCTCGGTGAACGCTCGGCCGAGTTCATGCGGCTCAAGGTGGAAGGCATCGGGGACTGCGCCGAGTTGCTGGTCGCCGCGCTGATGGATGGCCGCGAGCAACACGTCTTCGGCCGCCGCACACTGCCGGAAATGGACCTCGCCTCGTTGGCCTGCGCGATCCAGAACATCTGGCTAGCCGCGCGCGCGGAAGGGCTGGGTATGGGCTGGGTGTCGCTGTTCGATCCCACTGCGCTGGCCGCCTTGCTCAATATGCCGGAAGGCGCCAAGCCGGTGGCGATCCTTTGCCTTGGGCCGGTGCACGAGTTCTATCCGGCTCCGATGCTGGCGCTGGAGGGTTGGACGCAGCCGCGTTCGCTGGACGAGATGGTTTTCGAAAACGGCTGGGAGTCGAGATGA